gtggaggaggagaaggagcagaCGCCCCAGCCGGGAGCTGGGTTCTGGCAGTTCTGGGTTGCTTGGCCCCTTTGGTCCGGCAGCACTCGTTCCCCTCCCAGCACCGCGCAGGAGGTGCCAGCGTTTGAGGCATTAACACTTTTCTTCCCTTGCAGCCAGCGACTATTCGCCTTTCGCCTCCTCCAGGATCTGGGGCAGGTTCTGGTCCTTGTGTGGGACCAGGGGCTTCCCGGGGCCGTGGTAGTCCTGGACGGCCTTGGGCTCATTGGTGAGGTATGAGCCCTTGTAGCGGTGGTGGTGGagatacagcagcagcagcagcccagccaggagcagcagcaagaagGTCACAACTACTGGGAAGGAGGAAAACAGCCGTGAGCGcgtctccctcctgcagctgcggCCTGAGCCCTCGGCCAGGTCCCCTCTCCTGCCACAGCCTGACGGGGGCGCCAGGGACAGGCTGGGCCCTGGAGCCAGATCCCAACTTGCGCAGCTAGGCCAGCGACCTCCCCCGGCTCAGCTCTGGGCCCAGCCTGGTGCAAGCAGAACCGAGTTCCCGCTCCCCCGAGCCTCGCACCGCCTCTGCAGGCAGCCCCGTGGCACTCGACAGGTGGCAGAGAGAACCCGGCCCTGCTGCCAGATGGTGCAAACGCGCAGCCGAGTCACTTACAGCCAGTGATGATCCTGATCCAGCCGTCGTCGTGCACATGGGGGAACTCTGCAAGAGACACGGCCGGGGGGTCagccgggggggcaggggcaggctctTTGGGTGTCGCTGCCTTTGCTAGGCTGCTGCACGGTGCACAGCTCAGCCCCTTGCCCAGCGGGAGGCGGTGGGGCCAGGACCCTGCAGCCAAGGACCTGCCCCCGGCCATCCCACCCCGCTGCACTGCTGGCTGGGGCTGGTGATGGGCTGCCTGACAAGAACAGCTCCCCCCAGCGCTGCAGGGCCCAGTCCTGGCGACAGGGCTGCTGCCTTCCCGCAGCTCATGCATCTTGCAGCTGAGGCTGAGtgtagaacccaggcgtcctgccccCACACCCCCTTTTCTCCCAGAACGGGGGCTAGAACCCGGTGCCGCTGGGTGGGGCTGGTATGCACCCTCCCTACCTGTGCTCATGTACCAGGGGTCCACgtcaggggggctggggctggcatgaACCCTCCCTACCTGTGCCCAGGTACCAGGGGTCCATTTCAGGGGGGATGTCCATGATGCTGCGGGGCATGGAGGCGCAGTTGGACTCCACCAGCTCCCCCTTGATGCTGTAGGGCGCCGGCCTGCCGCTGGGGCGAAAGATGGCTTTGAAGGGCAGGATGCTGTTGAACTTCACCCCTGACAGGCAGCCCGAGAAGCCGGGCGTGTTGTACTTCTGGATCTCGGGGTCAATCACGCCTGTCTCTGCAGAGGCATAGACGGGAGGGGGTTAACTGAGGCAGAGCTAGGAGGGGCCAGGGGTCTCCCCCCCCcgtggggaaggggagcaggctACCCTGGCCCCATAAGTCTGGGGAGGAGTTTCAGCTTCCACGAGCCAGGGGCAGATGAATGGTTTCCACCCTGTCCATGGTGGCCACAGCCAGGGGCGCCGAGCTGCCAAGGAGCAGCGCAGTTCCCAAagggggggagaggcagaggcaggggcagggggggcagggcagtctcctgggggctggtggagggggacaggcagttcccaaggggggaaagagggggcagggcagtttCCCAGCGGGGTGGAGGGGGACAGGCAAGGCAGTTTCCCAGGGTCTGGAGGAGGGGGACaggcgggggcagagggggcagggcagttcccctggagtggggagggaagcaggCAGTTTCCTGGGGCCCTGCTTACCCATCACACGCCCCAGGTACAGGTTCTTGGGCGAGTCCAGCTTCCTGTCCACGAACAAGGAGAACTGCTGTTCCATGACAGGGAAATAATCCACCTAGGGGGAGAGTGagagccctgctcagccccctaTAGCCTACAGCCCCCAACACCTCTCCAGGCGCCGGAGCTCAGGCAGGGGCAGTTCGTTCAGCTTCACTGCGTCAGCTCAGCACAGTCTCACGGGAGCCAATCGAGGGTCTGGcaactcagccccagccagaaagTCTTGTGTCCCTCGATCACAACAACCCTGCCTGGCACCCACCTGCCCCCTTACACCCCTGCCTCCAGGAGCAGATCCCTGCAGGGCGGGCCTGGCCCTAGCCTGCGGCCCCTGGGGCGGATCCCCACAGGGCGGGCCTGGCCCTGGGAGCAAATCCCTGCAGGGCAGGCCTTGCCCCGGCCCGCGGCCCCAGGAGCGGATCCCTGCAGGGCAGGCTTGGCCCTGGCCCGCGGCCCCAGGAGCGGATCCCTGCAGGGCAGGCTTGGCCCTGGCCCGCGGCCCCAGGAGCGGATCCCTGCAGGGTGGGCCTGGCCCCGTCCTGTGGCCCCGGGAGCGGATCCCTGCAGGGTGGGCCTGGCCCCGTCCTGTGGCCCCGGGAGCGGATCCCCTCCTGGCAGTACCTGGGTGTAGAGTGTACGGTTGATGCGGGTGATGTTGATCCAATGGGGCCTCCCGTCCGTCACGGGCGCAGTGGTCAGCGGGAAGATGTAGGGGCTGGTGCCCAGCTGGTAGCGCAGCTGCAGGCTCCCTGCCGAGGCAAGGCCCAGAGCAATGAGCAGAGGCCAGCTGGGAACGACCCAGAACCCAGCGCGGGGAGGGGTCTAGGGGCCAGCTCCAATAATGAAGTGGGGCATGAGGATCCCTgacagggagcagggctcagCTCTGAGCCAAGACCCCAcgaaggtggggagggggtgacgCCAGCCTGAGGCCGTGGGGGGAAgtggccctggctctggccccaggcgggcagggtggggagggccctgggctctggcttAAGGCTGTGGTGGGGAGTGGCCCTGGCTCCGGCCCCAGGCTGGCAGGCTGGGGATGGCCCCTGGCTCCGGCCTGACGTCCCCGGGCTCTCACCGTCCTCCCGGATGAGCACAGCCACGTAGTCCCGGCGGAAGGAGCTGACATAGATCAGGACGGCAGGCGCAGTGGTGGTGCGGAAGCTGAAGCTGAGCTCCTCGCTGGTCAGGTTGTAGCCCGGCAGCGGCTGGCTCAGGATGCTGGCAAACGCGTGGGCGGCCGAGAGCTCGGCCGGCAGGATGTTGTAGCGAACCCAGGTGCCCGGCTCGAAGTAGGCGCCGATGTCTGCATGTGGGGCACAGAGGGAGTGAGGGGGCCTGGCCTGCCCCtggtggccctgatcctgtgcgCCCCGCCCCTCACCCTGGCCTCTGGCCGGGGGTCCCTGACCCCGTGCGCCCCGCCCCTCACCCTGGCCTCTGGCCGGGGGTCCCTGACCCCGCACGCCCCGCCCCTCACCCTGGCCTCTGGCCGGGAGTCCCTGACCCTGCGTGCCCCGCCCCTCACCCCGCTCTCTGGCCGGGAGTCCCTGACCCCGCACGCCTCGCCCCTCAACCCGGCCTCTCCCTGACCCCGTGCGCCCCGCCCCTCACCCTGGCCTCTGGCCGGGCATCCCTGACCCTGCGCGCCCCGCCCCTCAACCCGGCCTCTCCCTGACCCCGCGCACCCCGCCCCTCACCCCGGCCTCTGGCTGGGCGTCCATGCCCCCAGGCAACGCAGCACCACTCACCGCGGTTGCAGAAGGGCCCGTCGAAGGCAGAGAGGCTGCAGTTGCAGGTGTAGTGGCTGTAGCGCTCCACACAGAGCCCGCTGTTCTGGCAGGGCACCCGCGGGTACTGGCAGTAGCCGGTGCAGTTCACCCGCACGCCATCCGTCTCATTGGCCTTGCCTTCCAGGTTCAGCGTCTGCCCGTTCATGCGCAGCGCCCGGAGGCAGCCCAGGAAGGGGCGCAGCCGGTGCTCGGCCGAGCCTGGCCCAGGGGACAGAGAGTGTCAGGCCTGGGAAGAGCCAGCGGCCTGGCTGCCCCCACCATGGCAAGGCCTGCACTGCCAGGCTGGGTTGGACGGTCGACCCCGAGGTCACGGCTTCCTGCCAAGGGAGGATCGGCAGAGCCCCAAAGCACCGACTCCCCTGGGGAAATCGATCTTCACTAGCACCCCTACTCAGGGCTCAGCGCCTGGGAACACCCCACCTCCAGGAGTGGCCCCGAGTCTCacctgatggggaaactgaggcactgagagacgGAGGGTCGTGCCCAATGtcacagagctggggagagaccccgggagtcctggctcccaattcCTGGCTCTCACCACTAGCCTGCCCTGCACGGAGAGTGAAGAAGTGCTGAGGGGAGCgtgggctctggggctggcttGTGTTTCTGTCTGTACCGTGGTAACGTTTGAACCCGATTCTGGGAAAAGGGGGCCACGGGGGACGCATGGAGCCCCTGCCAGTGCCAAGCACAGCCGCAGGCTCAGGCACCTTGCAGCTCTCTGGGAATCAAAtcaaacaaaaccacacacagcTGGGTGCCATGCGGTTAACCCCTAGCAATTCCCAGGCCACAGGTCTGTGCTCTGCAaggcccggccctgccccccccttGCTCACTGCCCACTGAGAGTCGCTCCAAGGGGGGGCACCAGCCCTTGCCTGTCCCTTCCAAACCAGAGGAGAGCAAGGTActttggggaaggaaaaggagacacccagggcccctggcaggagggggagagaagggggaacctTGCTAGGGGGACacccagagcccctggcaggaggaggagagaagggggaacctTGCTGGGGGGGCacccagagcccctggcaggaggaagagagaagagggaatCTTGCTGGGGGGGCacccagagcccctggcaggagggggagaggggagaaccttgctggggggacacccagagcccctggcaggaggaggagagaagggggaacctTGCTGGGGGGGCacccagagcccctggcaggaggaggagagaagggggaacctTGCTGGAGAGGCacccagagcccctggcaggagggggagaggggagaaccttgctggggggacacccagagcccctggcaggagggggagaggggagaacctTGCTGggggggacacccagagcccctggcatgggggggagaagggggaacctTGCCGGGGAGGGACACCCAGAGCCCATGGcatggggggggagaaggggaaacctTGCTGGGGGGACACCCCGAGAGCCCTGCATGGAGGAGACaatgggggcagaagggagggtgGGCCCATGATAAGAGAGGAGTGTGAAAAGGGGGCACAGAACCTGTGGGGGGATGAAAGGAGGTTCGGTGGGGAGTCCGAGGGGTTGGCACCCTGCCCCCAGGGGTAATTCATGTCTGAAAGGCCCAGTGACTCTGGTCCCCCTCTGGCGATGCACCGCTCTCCCCGGGCACCCTGGGTCACTGTCTCCCCTGGGCCAGGGGCCGAGCGGGGGCTGGGCTGCTGCACTCCGACAGGCCAGGCACTGACTGAGGGAAGAGGATGAGGTGAGGGGCTCTGCTGGGTGGTGGGGGAGCCCGAGGGGCCCCCCTTGCAGAAAGGGGGCAAGGGCTTGGCACACTAATGGGGCCCTGgcccagggctggttccaggtcTGAGCAGAGCACCCTTTAAAGCCAGGACACCCACCCGCTGGCTAAGGAGCAATacagccgggcagcccagggaggcCCTTAGCCTGCCGTGCCAGCTGcaagactcctgagttctctaAGGGCAGGAGCTGGAGCATCTCGGGTTCGCtgttgggctggggaggggccctAAGCCGGGCGCTGGGAGCAGCCCTGggggccccaggctctgcccttcACTCACCCACGTAGAGGGGCCTGTCGAACTCCAGCCGGACgtagctctggggtggggccagccgCACCACCCAGGGCAGTTTGTCCACCCGCAGCCGCGCCAGCTTCACATTGATCTCGGCCTTCACCTGGTGCCACTCGTCATCGCTGAAGGGGATGGGGGATCTCACCGTCAGGTTCTCGTCCCCGTTCCCAATGTCATACGCGAACACCACGTCTCTGGTGgctggggaagcaggggaggtCAGCTCTCGGgggctccctgccagcagcacccacccCCTGAGCCCCCCGGAGTCTcgcccacagcccctgccaccccAACCCTGGCCGCTGCCAGTCACCCTCTGACGGTGCCCCTaaatcctgcccccccccatcaCCCAGCGatggctctgccagtgcccctaaatCCTGCCACCCGCCCCATCACCCAGCCAtggctctgccggtgcccctcactcccgacccgcagcccccactacTCCAGCCAAGTTCTGGAAGATCTCGTCTGCGACTCCCCGGCCCCGCGCCCAGCCCCTACTGTTGAGCTCGATGCGGATGTAGTTCCTGCAGCCCCAGTTCTCCAGGAAGACCCCGGAGAGGGCGGTGGTTCGGAAGTAGAAGGAAATGTCCAGGCTGTGGTTggccaggaaggtggggaacacGAGGGAGGCGCCTTTGTTGAAGGAGACGGTGTTCCAGGTGTTCCCTGAAAGAGACCAGGGCAGGGTGAGACCTGGGCCCTGCAGAGCCAGCAAGGGGGTGACCcgggcccagcccctcccctgcaggacAGAGGGACCTTGCAAGGGCCCTGGCCGTGCCCCCGCCCAGCTGGGCACTCACGGTCTCCGTAGCAGCGCAGCGGCCCCAGCAGGAACTGGGCCTCGGAGTGGGAGCGGTTGGTGTCTCCCACCACGACCTGGGTGACGGGCAGGTGGTCCACGAAGTTCAGCAGCCCCTTGTCCGTCCTCCTAGAGCCGAGCCAGGGGTGAAGGAGCCGGGGTCAGAGAGGGACAGGAGCCCCCCGGGCAGCTCCacgcctccttccccacccccagctggatgCCCCCACTGCCTCGCCCCCCACTGCCACAGTCTCTCCACCCCCAACTGTCaccccccactgcctgccccccactgccacagccTCTCTGCCCCCCCNNNNNNNNNNNNNNNNNNNNNNNNNNNNNNNNNNNNNNNNNNNNNNNNNNNNNNNNNNNNNNNNNNNNNNNNNNNNNNNNNNNNNNNNNNNNNNNNNNNNNNNNNNNNNNNNNNNNNNNNNNNNNNNNNNNNNNNNNNNNNNNNNNNNNNNNNNNNNNNNNNNNNNNNNNNNNNNNNNNNNNNNNNNNNNNNNNNNNNNNNNNNNNNNNNNNNNNNNNNNNNNNNNNNNNNNNNNNNNNNNNNNNNNNNNNNNNNNNNNNNNNNNNNNNNNNNNNNNNNNNNNNNNNNNNNNNNNNNNNNNNNNNNNNNNNNNNNNNNNNNNNNNNNNNNNNNNNNNNNNNNNNNNNNNNNNNNNNNNNNNNNNNNNNNNNNNNNNNNNNNNNNNNNNNNNNNNNNNNNNNNNNNNNNNNNNNNNNNNNNNNNNNNNNNNNNNNNNNNNNNNNNNNNNNNNNNNNNNNNNNNNNNNNNNNNNNNNNNNNNNNNNNNNNNNNNNNNNNNNNNNNNNNNNNNNNNNNNNNNNNNNNNNNNNNNNNNNNNNNNNNNNNNNNNNNNNNNNNNNNNNNNNNNNNNNNNNNNNNNNNNNNNNNNNNNNNNNNNNNNNNNNNNNNNNNNNNNNNNNNNNNNNNNNNNNNNNNNNNNNNNNNNNNNNNNNNNNNNNNNNNNNNNNNNNNNNNNNNNNNNNNNNNNNNNNNNNNNNNNNNNNNNNNNNNNNNNNNNNNNNNNNNNNNNNNNNNNNNNNNNNNNNNNNNNNNNNNNNNNNNNNNNNNNNNNNNNNNNNNNNNNNNNNNNNNNNNNNNNNNNNNNNNNNNNNNNNNNNNNNNNNNNNNNNNNNNNNNNNNNNNNNNNNNNNNNNNNNNNNNNNNNNNNNNNNNNNNNNNNNNNNNNNNNNNNNNNNNNNNNNNNNNNNNNNNNNNNNNNNNNNNNNNNNNNNNNNNNNNNNNNNNNNNNNNNNNNNNNNNNNNNNNNNNNNNNNNNNNNNNNNNNNNNNNNNNNNNNNNNNNNNNNNNNNNNNNNNNNNNNNNNNNNNNNNNNNNNNNNNNNNNNNNNNNNNNNNNNNNNNNNNNNNNNNNNNNNNNNNNNNNNNNNNNNNNNNNNNNNNNNNNNNNNNNNNNNNNNNNNNNNNNNNNNNNNNNNNNNNNNNNNNNNNNNNNNNNNNNNNNNNNNNNNNNNNNNNNNNNNNNNNNNNNNNNNNNNNNNNNNNNNNNNNNNNNNNNNNNNNNNNNNNNNNNNNNNNNNNNNNNNNNNNNNNNNNNNNNNNNNNNNNNNNNNNNNNNNNNNNNNNNNNNNNNNNNNNNNNNNNNNNNNNNNNNNNNNNNNNNNNNNNNNNNNNNNNNNNNNNNNNNNNNNNNNNNNNNNNNNNNNNNNNNNNNNNNNNNNNNNNNNNNNNNNNNNNNNNNNNNNNNNNNNNNNNNNNNNNNNNNNNNNNNNNNNNNNNNNNNNNNNNNNNNNNNNNNNNNNNNNNNNNNNNNNNNNNNNNNNNNNNNNNNNNNNNNNNNNNNNNNNNNNNNNNNNNNNNNNNNNNNNNNNNNNNNNNNNNNNNNNNNNNNNNNNNNNNNNNNNNNNNNNNNNNNNNNNNNNNNNNNNNNNNNNNNNNNNNNNNNNNNNNNNNNNNNNNNNNNNNNNNNNNNNNNNNNNNNNNNNNNNNNNNNNNNNNNNNNNNNNNNNNNNNNNNNNNNNNNNNNNNNNNNNNNNNNNNNNNNNNNNNNNNNNNNNNNNNNNNNNNNNNNNNNNNNNNNNNNNNNNNNNNNNNNNNNNNNNNNNNNNNNNNNNNNNNNNNNNNNNNNNNNNNNNNNNNNNNNNNNNNNNNNNNNNNNNNNNNNNNNNNNNNNNNNNNNNNNNNNNNNNNNNNNNNNNNNNNNNNNNNNNNNNNNNNNNNNNNNNNNNNNNNNNNNNNNNNNNNNNNNNNNNNNNNNNNNNNNNNNNNNNNNNNNNNNNNNNNNNNNNNNNNNNNNNNNNNNNNNNNNNNNNNNNNNNNNNNNNNNNNNNNNNNNNNNNNNNNNNNNNNNNNNNNNNNNNNNNNNNNNNNNNNNNNNNNNNNNNNNNNNNNNNNNNNNNNNNNNNNNNNNNNNNNNNNNNNNNNNNNNNNNNNNNNNNNNNNNNNNNNNNNNNNNNNNNNNNNNNNNNNNNNNNNNNNNNNNNNNNNNNNNNNNNNNNNNNNNNNNNNNNNNNNNNNNNNNNNNNNNNNNNNNNNNNNNNNNNNNNNNNNNNNNNNNNNNNNNNNNNNNNNNNNNNNNNNNNNNNNNNNNNNNNNNNNNNNNNNNNNNNNNNNNNNNNNNNNNNNNNNNNNNNNNNNNNNNNNNNNNNNNNNNNNNNNNNNNNNNNNNNNNNNNNNNNNNNNNNNNNNNNNNNNNNNNNNNNNNNNNNNNNNNNNNNNNNNNNNNNNNNNNNNNNNNNNNNNNNNNNNNNNNNNNNNNNNNNNNNNNNNNNNNNNNNNNNNNNNNNNNNNNNNNNNNNNNNNNNNNNNNNNNNNNNNNNNNNNNNNNNNNNNNNNNNNNNNNNNNNNNNNNNNNNNNNNNNNNNNNNNNNNNNNNNNNNNNNNNNNNNNNNNNNNNNNNNNNNNNNNNNNNNNNNNNNNNNNNNNNNNNNNNNNNNNNNNNNNNNNNNNNNNNNNNNNNNNNNNNNNNNNNNNNNNNNNNNNNNNNNNNNNNNNNNNNNNNNNNNNNCCAGCCAGTCCCTGTGGTGGGGCCATATTGGGGCCAGCGCCCCCTACAGGGGAAAAGCCCTgtgcccctgtccctcccccctgagccagccagtccctgtggTGGGGCCATATGGGGGCCAGCGCCCCCTACAGGGGAAAAGCCCTGTgctcctgtccctgtcccctgagccagccagtccctgccccgggACCGGATCAGGGTCAGCACCCCCTAAAGGGGAAAAGCCCCAATTCCCAAACCCTGCCAGACCCTTTGgcatctctcctccccccccccccccccccgccccggctaCCTCGGATGTCGCAGTAGACGGTGAAGGGTTTGAGGGGCCCACTGCCATCAGGGTCAATGGTGAAGTTCCCAGATGTTTTCCCACTGAGCCGATACGCGTCACATGACTCTTTGTAAAGGGCTGGAACAAGCAAAGCAGGAGGCTGGGATGAGACTAGTGAGCCAGGAACCCACCCTCAGCGCCCCCAttcccctggctgggctggagctcACATTTGTGGCAGGTCTCTCCCTTGTATCCCGTCAGGTCGCAGACGCAGGTGAAGTCATCCCAGGACTGCAGGCAGCGGCCGCCGTGCTCACACAGATTGGGGGTGCACCTGGCGGGGACAGATGCAGCTGAGGACGGCCGGGCGCATGGACGCCGGGGGTGAGCAGGGTGTGCAGCTATCCGGCCATGACTCcagccactggcagagctgccCAGGCAAACCCACCCTCCGTCCAGCGCAGCCAGGCCCTGCCTCAAACTGTATAGCTCTGCCCCAGGGCAAATTGTGCCTCGAGCTGTTATTAACGACCGCAATGCTGCACGGATGCCGGCTGAGATTGCAGCCCCCTGTCAGGCCAGGCACTGTGCAGACACGGTCTCTGCCCCAACTAGCTCACTCTGAACAAAGCAGAAATACGGTGGCTGAAAGCTGGCGGCAGGGCAGCACCTCGATCTCAGGTCCCTTCAGGCCCAGCCCTAGGCACCAAGGACAAGCCCATGCCCCTCTCCCACGGTTTGCTCTGGGGCAGGCCCCCAGCACAGACACGGCCTGGCACCTGTCACGGGTCAGGCAGCTGTCTGGCCGGCCGGCCGGTGGGCACGTACCTGTCAGTGATGCTGCACATATTGAAGAACACGTTAGAGTATTTCCCCAGCCGCTCCTGcctcagcaggtccagctccacGGGCTGGGCGTCGACGCTGATGCTCTGCAGGCAGCCGTGGAAGGCCGTTTGGTTCGACAGGCAGCCAGTGATGGCGGCGGGTTTTGGGCAGCCTGGAACACACATGGAGGCGGAAGGGGTGAGtgctgcctgccccccagcctgccccccctccccggccTGGGCCACCCACCTCCAAAGAAGTACTGGGTCCCGGTGCGCAGCTGGAAGGGGTGGGCCACCCGGAACTCGGCCCCGTCGTTGTCGTCGATGGTGATCACAGCCGAGCCGTCCCGTGCCACCAGCTCCACCATGTGCCAGAAGCCGTCATTCAGCCGGTACCCTGgatgggggcagagttggggggtgAGTGGGCTGCTGGTTCCCatcacctcctgcacccccttgGCAGGACAATACGATGCCAGGGCCTGAGACCCCCAGCAGGTGGCCATGGGGAGACAGGCCCTGCcatccccccagcctctcctcccccagccctctccttgcTCACATAgcaaagagaaggagaagggggGGTCAGGATCCCAGCCTGTAAGTGCCAAGATGAGGAACTGTTAGCTGGGAACAGGCTCTTCGGTCTAGCAGAGGACAGTCCGACACGGGGCCATGGCTGGAAGTGGAGGCTAGACAAACTCAGAGATGTGTGCTGTTAACGTGCGAGTAATTAACATTGGACCAAGGTTCTCTAGCACTGGCCATTTCCAGTCCCAGCCTGGCTGTTCTTCATGACGCTCTGCTCTGGGAGctaaggggcaggggtcccatggGCTGCGCTGGGCAGCAGATCAGAGCAGCCTGGGAAGCTATGAACCGTTGGGGTGGGGGTCGGGGTCAGGGCAGCAGGtcagagcagcccaggaagcTATGAACCAGGTCGGGGTCAGAGCAGCAGGTCAGAGCAGCCCGGGAAGCTATGAACCTGCAGCGAACTCCAGCTTCTTGCGGCCGGGCTGGGCAATGGAGACGTTGACCTGGCCATTGCTCAGCACCATCTCCAGGGAGCCCAGTTGCTCAGCGAAGCTGGTGTAGAGCAGCAGC
This is a stretch of genomic DNA from Chelonoidis abingdonii isolate Lonesome George chromosome 21, CheloAbing_2.0, whole genome shotgun sequence. It encodes these proteins:
- the CNTNAP1 gene encoding contactin-associated protein 1, whose translation is MDTRLLCLLLAACTAVLPLDLRRCPPQHCYDELVAPLYSSSIGASSRYNIFYSSSFARLHSSSGWSPDPSDKQPWLQIDLMQKHKINAVATQGTYNTYDWVTHYIVLYGDHPSSWKPFFQLGSNWTFFGNVNESGVVRHDLHYPILARYIRIIPTAWNPRGKIGLRLGLYGCPYWSDVLYFDGDDAISYRFRGKTVRTSQDVFAFSFKTMEREGLLMYGEGSQGDYITLELKQAQLVLHISLGSSPLYSSQGHTTVTVGSLLDDQHWHSLRIDRHGHHVNLSLDGEVKRFRCNGDFQQLDLDTELFFGGVISQKNQSLVYRQNFRGCMENIFFNRVNIADLARRRASNIRFEGHVSHYCQDQPYTPITFAGINNYLQVPGIPRRNRLSVSFKFRSWDTVGLLLYTSFAEQLGSLEMVLSNGQVNVSIAQPGRKKLEFAAGYRLNDGFWHMVELVARDGSAVITIDDNDGAEFRVAHPFQLRTGTQYFFGGCPKPAAITGCLSNQTAFHGCLQSISVDAQPVELDLLRQERLGKYSNVFFNMCSITDRCTPNLCEHGGRCLQSWDDFTCVCDLTGYKGETCHKSLYKESCDAYRLSGKTSGNFTIDPDGSGPLKPFTVYCDIRGSRGGGGGGGRRDAKGRTDKGLLNFVDHLPVTQVVVGDTNRSHSEAQFLLGPLRCYGDRNTWNTVSFNKGASLVFPTFLANHSLDISFYFRTTALSGVFLENWGCRNYIRIELNTTRDVVFAYDIGNGDENLTVRSPIPFSDDEWHQVKAEINVKLARLRVDKLPWVVRLAPPQSYVRLEFDRPLYVGSAEHRLRPFLGCLRALRMNGQTLNLEGKANETDGVRVNCTGYCQYPRVPCQNSGLCVERYSHYTCNCSLSAFDGPFCNRDIGAYFEPGTWVRYNILPAELSAAHAFASILSQPLPGYNLTSEELSFSFRTTTAPAVLIYVSSFRRDYVAVLIREDGSLQLRYQLGTSPYIFPLTTAPVTDGRPHWINITRINRTLYTQVDYFPVMEQQFSLFVDRKLDSPKNLYLGRVMETGVIDPEIQKYNTPGFSGCLSGVKFNSILPFKAIFRPSGRPAPYSIKGELVESNCASMPRSIMDIPPEMDPWYLGTEFPHVHDDGWIRIITGLVVTFLLLLLAGLLLLLYLHHHRYKGSYLTNEPKAVQDYHGPGKPLVPHKDQNLPQILEEAKGE